A single window of Sulfitobacter sp. JL08 DNA harbors:
- a CDS encoding lytic murein transglycosylase — translation MRWTICGIAVLSALAVQSVHASAVEQSIRPESRPDTRTAAKMVSLASEKAPDQGLGESGSEAGFQNWVAAFRSRAVSQGIQSDVLNRAFDGVRYDGAVIQRDRNQSEFTKTIWDYLDSAASETRIANGKSALRDNRKILEQIEAKFGVDKEIVVAVWGLESAYGHFRGENDIIRSLATLAYDGRRGAFFEEQLIAALKILQSGDTDPRQMTGSWAGAMGHTQFIPTSYLSYAVDFTGDGKRDIWSEDPSDALASTAAYLARFGWVKGQPWGVEVKLPRGFDYALANRELLKSPSAWARLGVVSMAGTAVPDYGQASILLPAGGQGAAFMIFKNFSVIERYNTADAYVIGVGHLSDRIKGGPAIQSDWPRGDRALTYDERKEMQQRLTGKGFDTKGIDGKIGPKTIDAVRSFQRSVGMDPDGYASLALLEKLR, via the coding sequence ATGCGTTGGACGATATGTGGAATCGCGGTTCTGTCGGCGTTGGCAGTGCAATCAGTTCACGCTTCGGCGGTAGAACAGTCAATTCGCCCCGAAAGCAGACCTGATACCAGAACAGCCGCGAAAATGGTCAGTTTGGCGTCTGAAAAGGCGCCCGATCAAGGGTTGGGCGAGAGTGGATCCGAGGCCGGGTTTCAAAACTGGGTCGCGGCATTCAGATCAAGAGCAGTCAGCCAGGGCATTCAAAGTGATGTTCTGAACCGTGCATTTGACGGCGTGCGCTATGATGGCGCGGTGATCCAGCGCGACCGAAACCAATCGGAATTCACCAAGACGATCTGGGATTATCTGGACAGTGCTGCGTCTGAAACCCGCATCGCCAATGGAAAAAGCGCGCTGCGCGACAACCGAAAGATTCTTGAACAGATCGAGGCCAAATTCGGTGTCGACAAGGAGATCGTTGTAGCGGTCTGGGGCCTTGAAAGCGCCTATGGTCACTTTCGCGGAGAGAATGACATCATCCGGTCGCTTGCAACACTTGCCTATGACGGTCGGCGCGGTGCGTTTTTCGAAGAACAACTGATCGCGGCCCTGAAAATATTGCAAAGTGGAGATACCGACCCAAGGCAGATGACCGGCAGTTGGGCTGGCGCCATGGGGCACACGCAGTTCATCCCAACATCCTATCTGTCTTATGCGGTTGATTTTACCGGTGACGGCAAACGCGATATCTGGTCAGAAGACCCCAGTGATGCGCTGGCATCCACGGCAGCGTATCTGGCAAGATTCGGTTGGGTAAAAGGCCAGCCCTGGGGGGTCGAAGTAAAACTGCCGCGCGGGTTTGATTATGCGCTGGCGAACCGCGAATTATTGAAATCCCCGTCGGCTTGGGCCCGGCTTGGCGTTGTCAGCATGGCCGGGACGGCGGTTCCCGACTATGGGCAGGCCTCCATCCTGTTGCCTGCGGGCGGGCAAGGTGCGGCCTTCATGATCTTCAAGAATTTCAGCGTTATCGAACGCTATAACACCGCAGATGCCTATGTGATCGGCGTTGGCCACCTAAGCGATCGCATCAAAGGCGGCCCTGCAATTCAGTCAGACTGGCCCAGAGGCGACCGCGCGCTGACCTATGATGAGCGCAAGGAAATGCAACAGCGCCTTACCGGCAAAGGCTTTGATACCAAAGGTATCGACGGAAAAATCGGGCCGAAAACAATTGATGCCGTCCGAAGCTTCCAACGCAGTGTTGGAATGGATCCGGACGGCTATGCGTCTTTGGCCCTGCTTGAAAAGCTGCGTTAG
- the dapE gene encoding succinyl-diaminopimelate desuccinylase, giving the protein MTDTDAADLTAKLIRCPSVTPVEGGALVLLESVLSEAGFECTRADRGDVSNLFARWGPRGHARTFGFNGHTDVVPLGDEAAWSMAPFGGEIKDGFMYGRGATDMKSGVAAFAAAAMDFVRNTPPDGAIILTITGDEEGAAIDGTTALLDYMKSSAEQMTVCLVGEPTCPDVLGEMIKIGRRGSLTAFFTVTGEQGHSAYPHRANNPLPAMARLMDRLSSHTLDTGTQHFDPSTLAVVTIDTGNPATNVIPASTRSTVNVRFNDSHTGQGITDWLLQEAEKVAQEFGVTIDTMVKVSGESFITPPGELSDLVSGAVASETGITPVLSTTGGTSDARFVKDHCPVVEFGLVGKTMHQVDERAEVAQIHQLKSIYTRILKDYFG; this is encoded by the coding sequence ATGACAGATACAGACGCTGCCGACCTGACCGCAAAACTGATCCGGTGCCCATCTGTAACACCCGTTGAAGGTGGCGCGCTGGTGTTGCTTGAAAGCGTTCTGAGCGAGGCCGGTTTCGAATGCACGCGCGCAGATCGCGGTGACGTCAGCAACCTGTTTGCCCGCTGGGGTCCACGTGGTCATGCCCGCACTTTTGGCTTCAACGGCCACACCGATGTCGTTCCACTGGGTGATGAGGCCGCCTGGTCGATGGCGCCTTTTGGCGGTGAGATCAAAGACGGGTTCATGTATGGCAGGGGCGCGACAGATATGAAATCAGGCGTCGCGGCCTTTGCAGCGGCGGCGATGGATTTCGTTCGAAACACACCGCCGGACGGCGCGATCATTCTGACCATAACCGGCGACGAGGAAGGCGCGGCCATCGACGGCACGACTGCCTTGCTGGACTACATGAAATCATCCGCAGAACAGATGACGGTGTGTCTGGTCGGCGAACCGACCTGTCCGGATGTATTGGGCGAAATGATCAAGATCGGACGCCGCGGTTCCCTGACGGCATTTTTCACCGTGACCGGTGAACAGGGCCATTCGGCATATCCCCATCGCGCCAACAATCCATTGCCGGCTATGGCCAGGCTGATGGATCGCCTGTCAAGCCACACGCTGGACACCGGAACACAGCATTTCGACCCGTCCACGCTGGCCGTAGTCACAATCGACACCGGAAACCCGGCAACGAACGTTATTCCCGCGTCGACACGATCAACCGTCAACGTGCGCTTTAATGATAGCCATACAGGACAAGGCATAACCGACTGGTTGTTGCAGGAAGCCGAAAAGGTTGCGCAGGAATTCGGCGTGACGATCGACACGATGGTCAAGGTTTCGGGCGAAAGCTTTATTACGCCGCCGGGCGAATTGTCGGACCTCGTTTCCGGGGCAGTCGCGTCGGAAACAGGTATCACGCCGGTCTTGTCCACCACCGGCGGCACGTCGGACGCCCGGTTTGTCAAGGATCACTGTCCTGTTGTTGAATTTGGCCTTGTCGGAAAAACCATGCACCAGGTCGATGAACGGGCCGAGGTGGCGCAAATCCATCAGCTGAAATCGATCTACACCCGGATTTTGAAGGATTATTTTGGCTAA
- a CDS encoding Hint domain-containing protein — protein MATATELSINESASALQMAQAIFGTGVTIITASVPGGDAPDYDGDNRSSGIFTGGNTTSPGVTPGDSGVILSTGRVRDFTNSNGSSNTNVRGNTSTNTSGDNNDPLFNAAAGANTFDAAYLDVDFIPTGSVMTMQFVFASEEYPEFQNSVYQDFVGVWVNGAQVELSLGNGDADPGNVNSNSNANLYQDNTGDQFNTEMDGFTVTMTLKMNVVPNQINSIRIGIADVSDNSYDSNLLIAGNSIQTDIIAQDDSTNLFPTGTRTLDVLANDIDNGSTLTITEINGQPVGVGDTVTLTSGQTVSLNADGTLEIVGDGDTEDFAFTYKADSGTNSDIAFVNVSSIPCFVAGTLILTPDGEVPVESLAPGALVVTHDNGHQPVRWVGQRTVDSEGAFAPIHIRANTFGTHKDLLVSPQHRVLIRDSLAELLFGDAEVLVAAKDLVNDYSVRPRTGGTVTYVHILFDEHQVVFSEGLPTESFLPGPQTTKSFERDIVEEICALFPEIDPETGSGYSAAARRTLRQFEAQVLMSRQKAA, from the coding sequence ATGGCAACGGCGACAGAGCTTTCGATCAATGAATCGGCGTCTGCCCTGCAAATGGCGCAAGCTATTTTTGGCACGGGCGTAACGATCATCACCGCGTCGGTACCGGGTGGCGATGCCCCTGATTATGATGGCGACAACCGGTCTTCGGGTATCTTTACCGGCGGGAACACGACGTCACCGGGTGTTACGCCGGGCGATAGTGGCGTGATCCTGTCCACCGGTCGCGTGCGTGATTTTACGAATTCTAATGGGTCTTCAAACACCAACGTGCGCGGCAATACGTCAACCAATACCAGCGGCGACAACAACGACCCGCTGTTCAACGCCGCGGCCGGCGCCAATACGTTTGATGCGGCTTATCTGGATGTTGATTTCATTCCCACAGGCAGCGTGATGACGATGCAGTTTGTGTTTGCGTCCGAAGAATACCCGGAATTCCAGAATTCGGTATATCAGGATTTCGTTGGCGTATGGGTCAACGGCGCACAGGTAGAACTGTCACTGGGCAACGGTGATGCCGACCCGGGCAATGTCAATTCCAACAGCAACGCCAACCTGTACCAAGACAATACAGGCGATCAGTTCAACACGGAAATGGACGGTTTCACCGTTACCATGACCCTGAAAATGAACGTGGTGCCGAACCAGATCAATTCGATCCGCATCGGTATCGCCGATGTGTCGGACAACAGCTACGATTCCAATCTTCTGATCGCGGGCAACAGCATCCAGACCGACATTATCGCGCAGGATGACAGCACCAATCTGTTTCCGACAGGGACGCGAACGCTGGACGTGCTGGCCAACGATATCGACAATGGCAGCACGCTGACGATAACCGAGATCAACGGCCAACCTGTCGGTGTGGGTGACACCGTGACGCTGACGTCCGGGCAAACAGTGTCTCTGAATGCGGACGGCACTCTGGAAATTGTGGGTGACGGCGATACCGAAGACTTCGCGTTTACCTACAAAGCCGACAGCGGAACCAATTCTGATATTGCTTTTGTCAATGTCAGTTCAATCCCGTGCTTTGTGGCCGGCACTTTGATCCTGACACCGGACGGTGAGGTACCGGTAGAATCCCTTGCGCCCGGCGCGCTGGTTGTAACCCATGACAACGGGCATCAGCCGGTACGGTGGGTCGGTCAGCGCACCGTCGACTCCGAAGGCGCGTTTGCCCCCATTCACATAAGGGCGAATACCTTTGGAACGCACAAGGATTTGCTGGTGTCTCCGCAACACCGGGTTCTGATCCGTGACAGTCTGGCCGAACTTCTGTTCGGAGATGCCGAGGTGCTGGTTGCTGCCAAGGATCTGGTCAACGACTACTCTGTGCGCCCCCGAACCGGCGGAACAGTCACGTACGTGCACATCCTGTTCGATGAACATCAAGTGGTCTTTTCCGAAGGATTACCAACGGAAAGCTTTCTACCGGGGCCACAGACCACGAAAAGTTTTGAACGGGATATTGTAGAAGAAATCTGTGCCCTGTTCCCCGAGATTGACCCCGAAACCGGCTCTGGATACAGCGCGGCCGCGCGCCGCACGCTGCGCCAGTTCGAAGCGCAGGTTCTGATGTCCAGACAGAAGGCGGCGTAA
- a CDS encoding DUF1801 domain-containing protein, which yields MTQPFSTDAVAAAFQSMPESAVAGLMELRALIFKTAARLPEVGPIEETLKWGQPAYLTPVTKSGSTLRLGVPKSASFALFAHCQTDIISGFAATFPGLDRIVGNRAVLFDAVHQIDPARHGLLIRHALTYHL from the coding sequence GTGACCCAACCGTTTTCAACAGACGCAGTTGCAGCAGCATTTCAATCCATGCCCGAAAGCGCCGTGGCCGGTCTGATGGAATTGCGCGCTTTGATCTTCAAGACGGCTGCACGCCTGCCCGAAGTCGGCCCGATAGAAGAAACGCTGAAATGGGGCCAGCCCGCCTATCTGACGCCGGTTACAAAATCAGGCTCTACCCTGCGTCTTGGTGTGCCAAAGTCGGCCAGCTTTGCACTATTCGCGCATTGCCAGACCGATATCATTTCGGGGTTCGCGGCAACGTTTCCCGGGCTTGACCGGATTGTTGGCAATCGCGCGGTGCTTTTTGACGCTGTTCACCAGATTGATCCTGCCCGGCACGGGCTGTTGATCCGGCACGCGCTGACCTACCACCTTTAG
- the rnr gene encoding ribonuclease R yields MARIPTKPEILEWISNNPTLTAKRDIAKAFGIKGAARIDLKRVLKELEAEGHLEKRKKTYRDPDRLPPVSVLQVLAPDADGDLFARPLEWHGEGVEPIVLMVLRASDPALGEGDRILARLTHVQEEDHNYEARLIRRIGSNPKRILGVFRKKAEGGRILPIDKGRESEWVVPDGATNGAKDGELVEAEQSGPKDRLGLPRARIVERLGDPSAPRAVSLIAIHQHGIPDDFPDEVIAEADAAKPQGLNGRQDLRDLPLITIDPSDARDHDDACFAQADDDPKNPGGYIVWVAIADVAAYVTSGSALDREARKRGNSSYFPDRVVPMLPDRLSGDLCSLHEGVPRPCVAVRMVLDAHGRKLSHRFVRGLMRSPASLNYQEVQNAIDGTPNEKTAPLLDTVLKPLFAAYHALDNARKLRQPLDLELPERKVELGEDGTVKSVQFRARLDAHKLIEEFMVLANVAAAETLIAKKSPLLFRVHEEPTPEKLESLRDTAQAAGFNLAKGQVLKTSHLNRLLNDAAGTEEAELINLSTLRSMAQAYYSPANFGHFGLALQHYAHFTSPIRRYADLIVHRALISAHKWGDDGLTPDDIERLDATAAHISDTERRSMMAERDTNDRYLASYLSERVGNEFTGRISGIARFGAFVKLDETGADGLVPIRSLGREFFHFDAKNGTLMGSDTGLTISIGQRATVRLTEAAPVTGGIGLELLTLDGKALPKGVSPAGRSPRRKISKAKRKSDKTKRKLTRSRR; encoded by the coding sequence ATGGCTCGTATCCCCACAAAACCCGAGATTCTGGAATGGATTTCCAACAATCCGACCCTGACCGCCAAGCGCGATATCGCCAAGGCATTCGGGATCAAGGGCGCTGCCCGAATTGATCTGAAACGGGTGCTGAAAGAACTGGAAGCCGAAGGGCATCTGGAAAAAAGAAAAAAGACCTATCGCGATCCTGATCGTCTGCCCCCGGTAAGTGTTTTGCAGGTTCTTGCCCCTGATGCTGACGGAGATTTGTTTGCACGCCCTCTGGAATGGCACGGTGAGGGCGTCGAACCCATCGTATTGATGGTGTTGCGGGCATCCGATCCGGCGCTGGGCGAAGGTGATCGCATTCTGGCCCGTCTGACCCACGTGCAGGAAGAAGACCACAATTACGAAGCCCGTTTGATCCGCCGGATCGGAAGCAACCCCAAAAGAATACTGGGCGTGTTTCGCAAGAAAGCGGAAGGCGGGCGGATCCTGCCCATCGATAAAGGCCGCGAAAGCGAATGGGTTGTCCCTGACGGCGCGACCAACGGCGCCAAGGACGGTGAACTGGTCGAAGCTGAACAATCGGGCCCCAAGGACAGGTTGGGGCTGCCGCGCGCCCGCATTGTCGAACGGTTGGGCGATCCTTCCGCGCCGCGCGCAGTGTCGCTGATTGCAATCCATCAGCACGGAATCCCCGATGATTTTCCGGACGAAGTGATTGCCGAAGCGGATGCTGCCAAACCGCAAGGTTTGAACGGGCGACAGGACTTGCGGGATTTGCCGCTGATCACCATTGATCCATCCGACGCGCGCGATCATGACGATGCTTGTTTTGCGCAGGCTGATGACGACCCCAAGAACCCGGGTGGTTATATTGTCTGGGTGGCGATTGCAGATGTTGCCGCCTATGTCACATCAGGATCGGCGCTGGACCGCGAGGCGCGAAAGCGCGGCAATTCCAGCTATTTTCCGGACCGCGTTGTTCCGATGCTGCCAGACCGTTTGTCGGGCGATTTGTGTTCGCTGCACGAAGGTGTCCCGCGCCCTTGCGTGGCCGTTCGGATGGTTCTGGATGCACACGGGCGCAAACTGAGCCATCGTTTCGTGCGGGGATTGATGCGGTCGCCCGCGTCGCTGAATTATCAGGAAGTCCAGAACGCCATTGACGGAACCCCGAACGAAAAAACCGCGCCATTGCTTGATACGGTTCTGAAACCGCTATTTGCCGCCTACCACGCGTTGGACAATGCCCGGAAACTGCGCCAACCACTGGATCTTGAACTGCCGGAACGCAAAGTTGAGCTGGGCGAGGACGGCACCGTCAAGTCAGTTCAATTCCGCGCACGTCTTGATGCGCACAAACTGATCGAAGAATTCATGGTGCTGGCCAATGTCGCCGCAGCAGAAACCCTGATCGCAAAAAAATCGCCGCTGCTGTTCAGGGTACACGAAGAACCGACACCCGAAAAACTTGAAAGCCTGCGCGATACGGCGCAAGCGGCAGGTTTCAATCTGGCCAAGGGTCAGGTCCTGAAAACCAGCCACCTGAACCGGCTGCTGAATGATGCTGCGGGAACAGAAGAAGCCGAACTGATCAATCTTTCGACCCTGCGTTCGATGGCGCAGGCCTATTACAGCCCTGCAAATTTCGGCCATTTTGGTCTGGCATTGCAACATTACGCACATTTTACGTCACCCATCCGGCGCTATGCCGACCTGATTGTGCATCGCGCTTTGATCAGTGCGCACAAGTGGGGTGATGATGGCCTGACACCGGATGACATTGAACGACTGGATGCCACCGCTGCACATATTTCGGATACCGAACGCCGGTCGATGATGGCGGAGCGGGATACCAATGATCGCTATCTTGCATCCTATCTGTCTGAGCGCGTGGGTAACGAATTTACCGGACGCATCAGCGGGATTGCGCGGTTCGGCGCTTTTGTGAAACTGGATGAAACAGGTGCTGACGGGCTTGTGCCGATCCGTTCCTTGGGGCGCGAGTTTTTTCATTTCGATGCCAAGAACGGCACATTGATGGGGTCGGATACCGGATTGACGATCAGCATAGGGCAACGCGCCACTGTACGCCTGACCGAAGCCGCCCCTGTGACCGGTGGAATCGGTCTGGAACTGCTGACGCTTGATGGAAAAGCACTGCCGAAAGGGGTTTCCCCCGCAGGTCGTTCACCCCGCCGCAAGATCAGCAAGGCCAAACGCAAAAGCGACAAGACAAAGCGCAAGCTGACGCGGTCGCGCCGCTAA
- a CDS encoding Hint domain-containing protein, whose protein sequence is MAWLALADHDGQEFTLTGLGTADGPKAGIEPDGLLARGTLLIETRLSPDGRPQDLFAFRGRDGWLTALTLKAIPGGGLTLVIAQNGEITHATILQNSAVRTDVVRVTYAWDAPKRWARLAIERPEGIDVHMVSVANPKPLPLADLHDLFLAHHQRYISEDVVFFALSDQIEPIGPMPTLTRSAPIETSKGHVRAGNLKRGDLVRTEQTGLVPVLHTVKRTVPARGSFAPIRLRAPYFGLQQDIIVAPDQRLVIRGSEVEYLFGREAVLVPARHLVNGTVALPQQFSQTITYTQVILPKHEAMMLAGASAESLYIGRLRRKPDELKASVLANVNRNDLPEHGQAAFPVLRWFDAITLAEQRAA, encoded by the coding sequence ATGGCGTGGCTGGCACTTGCAGATCATGACGGTCAGGAATTCACGCTGACCGGTCTTGGCACCGCTGATGGGCCAAAGGCTGGAATTGAACCGGATGGGTTGTTGGCAAGGGGAACCCTGCTGATCGAAACACGGCTTTCGCCGGATGGCAGACCACAGGATCTGTTTGCATTCAGGGGGCGGGATGGCTGGCTGACAGCGCTGACGCTCAAGGCCATTCCCGGCGGCGGGCTGACCCTCGTGATCGCACAGAACGGGGAAATCACCCATGCGACGATCCTGCAAAACAGCGCGGTGCGCACGGATGTTGTGCGCGTAACCTATGCATGGGATGCGCCGAAACGCTGGGCACGGCTCGCAATTGAACGACCGGAAGGTATTGATGTTCACATGGTCAGCGTGGCGAACCCGAAACCGCTTCCGCTTGCGGATTTGCACGATCTGTTTCTTGCACATCACCAGCGCTATATTTCCGAAGACGTGGTGTTTTTCGCGCTGTCAGACCAGATTGAACCAATCGGTCCGATGCCAACACTCACCCGATCCGCGCCGATTGAAACATCCAAAGGACATGTGCGTGCCGGCAACCTGAAGCGCGGTGATCTTGTTCGGACAGAGCAGACAGGCCTTGTGCCGGTGCTGCATACCGTAAAACGCACCGTGCCCGCACGGGGAAGTTTCGCGCCCATCCGCCTGCGCGCGCCCTATTTCGGGCTTCAGCAGGATATCATCGTGGCCCCGGACCAACGGTTGGTGATCCGCGGATCAGAGGTGGAATACCTTTTTGGTCGTGAAGCGGTTCTTGTACCCGCGCGGCATCTTGTGAACGGTACGGTTGCCTTGCCACAGCAGTTTTCCCAAACAATAACCTACACACAAGTGATCCTGCCAAAACACGAAGCCATGATGCTTGCGGGTGCATCAGCCGAAAGCCTTTATATCGGGCGCTTGCGTCGTAAGCCGGATGAGCTGAAGGCCAGTGTGCTTGCAAACGTGAACCGCAATGATTTGCCTGAACACGGACAGGCCGCATTTCCGGTTCTACGATGGTTCGACGCAATTACATTGGCGGAACAACGCGCGGCATAG
- the dapD gene encoding 2,3,4,5-tetrahydropyridine-2,6-dicarboxylate N-succinyltransferase: MSNAQLETAIEAAWDARDTITPTTGGETREAIEDTLNALDSGALRVAERGTDGNWHVNQWAKKAVLLGFRIKDMEQQDGGPQAGGWWDKVDSKFKGWGDNQWKAAGFRAVPNCVVRKSAYIAPGVVLMPSFVNLGAYVDSGTMVDTWATVGSCAQIGKNVHLSGGVGIGGVLEPMQAGPTIIEDNCFIGARSEVVEGCIVREGSVLGMGVFIGQSTKIVDRETGTVTYGEVPPYSVVVAGSMPSKNGINLYCAVIVKRVDARTRSKTGINELLRD; the protein is encoded by the coding sequence ATGTCCAACGCTCAACTGGAAACCGCAATCGAAGCCGCATGGGATGCGCGCGATACAATTACGCCGACAACAGGCGGTGAAACGCGTGAAGCGATCGAAGACACGCTGAACGCCCTGGACAGCGGCGCGTTGCGTGTCGCCGAACGCGGGACAGACGGCAACTGGCACGTCAACCAGTGGGCCAAAAAGGCCGTGTTGCTTGGGTTCCGGATCAAGGACATGGAACAGCAGGATGGCGGCCCGCAGGCCGGCGGCTGGTGGGACAAGGTAGACAGTAAATTCAAAGGCTGGGGCGACAACCAATGGAAAGCCGCAGGATTTCGGGCCGTTCCGAACTGCGTTGTCCGCAAAAGCGCTTATATCGCGCCGGGCGTCGTGTTGATGCCGTCCTTTGTAAACCTTGGGGCCTACGTGGACAGCGGTACAATGGTGGACACATGGGCCACAGTGGGGTCATGCGCCCAGATCGGCAAGAACGTGCATTTGTCGGGCGGCGTGGGCATTGGTGGTGTACTTGAGCCGATGCAGGCCGGACCAACCATCATCGAAGACAACTGTTTCATTGGCGCACGATCCGAAGTTGTCGAAGGGTGTATTGTGCGCGAAGGATCGGTTCTGGGCATGGGTGTGTTTATCGGGCAGTCCACCAAGATCGTAGATCGCGAAACCGGCACCGTCACTTATGGCGAGGTGCCGCCCTATTCCGTAGTGGTCGCAGGGTCTATGCCGTCGAAAAACGGGATCAATCTGTACTGCGCGGTTATCGTCAAAAGAGTAGATGCGCGGACACGGTCAAAAACCGGTATCAACGAATTGCTGCGCGACTAG
- a CDS encoding transporter substrate-binding domain-containing protein, which yields MRFMFFKVLAFVLIWPFWASAQSLTISTVERPPFSMNIDGAQTGFSIDLWQALSETIGQEFTITRHDRFSDMLDSVQNGEADAAIANISITSAREAKMDFSHPIFESGLQIMTQKQASTGPSIWRAVASVELVLAVLAAFAMLLAGGMLMWRFERRAQPYFDRSASDALFPSFWWALNLVVNGGFEERVPRTVFGRLFGVLLVISSLFIVSIFVAHITSAMTVEAINGSVNSFNDLYGKQVGTIENSTSASFMERRDLDYVAFTTLDYLLAAFEAQELDAVVFDAPVLAYYIATETNSVGELAGAVFMRENYGIALPSGSALVEDVNQALLTLRENGEYEEIYRKWFGKSP from the coding sequence ATGCGGTTCATGTTTTTCAAAGTCTTGGCATTTGTTCTGATCTGGCCGTTTTGGGCCTCGGCGCAGTCATTGACAATCAGCACTGTTGAACGGCCACCGTTCTCCATGAACATCGATGGGGCGCAGACCGGCTTTTCCATCGATCTCTGGCAGGCTCTTTCTGAAACCATCGGGCAGGAATTTACCATCACGCGCCATGATCGGTTCTCGGACATGCTCGATTCAGTCCAGAACGGCGAAGCGGATGCCGCGATCGCCAACATTTCGATCACATCCGCGCGCGAAGCCAAAATGGATTTCAGCCACCCGATTTTTGAATCCGGTTTGCAGATCATGACGCAAAAGCAGGCGTCAACAGGCCCGTCCATCTGGCGGGCTGTCGCCTCGGTCGAACTTGTCCTGGCCGTGCTGGCGGCATTTGCCATGTTGTTGGCGGGTGGAATGCTGATGTGGCGGTTTGAACGCCGTGCGCAGCCTTACTTTGATCGCAGCGCATCCGATGCCCTGTTTCCGTCGTTCTGGTGGGCGCTGAACCTTGTCGTGAACGGCGGGTTCGAAGAACGGGTGCCGCGAACGGTTTTCGGCCGGTTGTTTGGCGTTCTTCTGGTGATTTCCTCGCTTTTCATCGTGTCGATTTTCGTGGCCCACATCACGTCGGCCATGACGGTCGAGGCCATCAACGGGTCGGTGAATTCGTTTAATGATCTTTATGGCAAGCAGGTCGGCACAATCGAAAATTCGACGTCGGCCAGTTTCATGGAACGGCGCGATCTGGACTATGTTGCGTTTACAACGCTTGATTATCTGCTGGCCGCCTTTGAAGCGCAGGAACTGGACGCCGTTGTTTTCGATGCGCCTGTTCTGGCCTATTATATCGCGACTGAAACAAACTCTGTCGGCGAACTGGCCGGTGCGGTGTTCATGCGGGAAAACTACGGCATTGCCCTGCCATCCGGCAGTGCGCTGGTCGAAGATGTGAATCAGGCGCTTTTGACCCTGCGGGAAAACGGTGAATATGAAGAAATTTACCGCAAATGGTTCGGTAAAAGCCCCTAA
- a CDS encoding TIGR04282 family arsenosugar biosynthesis glycosyltransferase, producing the protein MRRKTLVVMVKEPRPGRVKTRLGHEIGMTRAAWWFRHQVAFLLRSVADPRWDIVLAVTPDRAGLASRVWPAHLPRLAQGAGDLGDRMRHIFRSAQKGPVCIIGADIPGIRRQHINAAFRALGNHDAVFGPATDGGFWLVGLKRPAPVPPALFANVRWSTEHALSDSLTGLKDARVSKIDVLRDVDTMADLACFAHDGAIRP; encoded by the coding sequence ATGCGGCGAAAAACTCTGGTTGTCATGGTCAAGGAACCGCGCCCGGGGCGCGTGAAAACGCGGCTGGGGCACGAGATAGGGATGACAAGGGCCGCATGGTGGTTTCGCCATCAGGTTGCGTTCTTGTTGCGGTCGGTTGCGGACCCAAGATGGGATATCGTTTTAGCGGTCACACCTGATAGGGCTGGATTGGCCAGCCGGGTCTGGCCGGCGCACCTGCCGCGTCTGGCGCAGGGCGCGGGCGATTTGGGCGACCGGATGCGTCACATATTTCGCAGCGCGCAAAAAGGCCCCGTTTGCATTATCGGTGCCGACATTCCCGGCATTCGGCGCCAGCATATCAATGCCGCATTTCGCGCGCTTGGCAATCACGATGCTGTCTTTGGGCCGGCCACTGATGGCGGGTTCTGGCTTGTTGGTCTGAAACGGCCCGCCCCTGTTCCGCCAGCCTTGTTTGCCAATGTGCGCTGGTCCACTGAACACGCCTTGTCTGACAGCCTGACAGGATTGAAAGATGCGCGCGTTAGCAAAATAGATGTCTTGCGGGACGTCGACACAATGGCCGATCTGGCGTGTTTTGCGCATGACGGCGCGATTAGGCCGTGA